A window of the Cannabis sativa cultivar Pink pepper isolate KNU-18-1 chromosome X, ASM2916894v1, whole genome shotgun sequence genome harbors these coding sequences:
- the LOC133031701 gene encoding uncharacterized protein LOC133031701: MASSSYQRMEAAENMAIVTIDDEEEAILSYDASNTTGNDYDDRWCIVGRFLTERSIDFDAMQHLMASLWQPGKGMFIKELDTNRYLFQFYHELDNKSMIDRSPWMFNKFLLTFKRLRRGEDSRMLELNEVDMWVQLRDLRSGFKTATIVMNIPNYIGKFVESDEKNFLGLWRDYLRVRVTINVTRPLKRLMKLRNTEGIQFWVNFKYEHLPTFCFICGIMGHSDKFFPRRFDVPDGRIVKPYGEWMRVKPVRKNHTIGAKWLKQFMVGMEDDIGNDAAMAVGLVHRSKAREESATGRGITIPVIVEENMGQQEDKCGQVDRSMLTRHIPINVERDMLTELNHEINPQNEEDCLLVVNSKRRRMELGLTDRSKEVRDEVDMNQVEEGSTNTCSVGIGIQAHRPL; encoded by the coding sequence ATGGCGTCGAGTAGTTATCAGCGAATGGAGGCAGCGGAGAATATGGCGATTGTCACTATTGACGATGAAGAAGAGGCGATATTGTCCTATGATGCTAGTAATACTACGGGAAATGATTATGATGACCGATGGTGCATTGTTGGAAGGTTCTTGACAGAAAGATCCATTGATTTTGATGCTATGCAACATTTGATGGCATCTCTTTGGCAACCGGGTAAAGGAATGTTCATTAAAGAATTGGATACTAATCGATACTTATTTCAATTCTACCATGAGTTAGATAACAAAAGCATGATTGATCGCAGCCCGTGGATGTTCAACAAGTTCTTGCTGACTTTCAAAAGGCTGAGGAGGGGGGAAGATTCGAGAATGTTAGAGCTGAATGAGGTCGATATGTGGGTACAATTACGTGATCTTCGATCGGGATTTAAAACGGCAACGATAGTCATGAATATTCCAAATTACATTGGTAAGTTTGTTGAATCGGATGAGAAGAACTTCTTGGGGTTATGGAGAGATTATTTACGTGTTCGTGTTACCATCAATGTTACGAGGCCACTTAAGAGGCTTATGAAGTTGCGAAACACAGAGGGTATCCAATTTTGGGTAAACTTCAAGTATGAACATCTTCCAACATTCTGTTTCATATGTGGGATAATGGGCCATTCGGATAAATTTTTCCCTAGACGCTTTGATGTCCCAGATGGAAGGATTGTTAAACCATATGGGGAATGGATGAGGGTGAAGCCAGTGCGTAAGAATCATACAATTGGGGCTAAATGGCTGAAGCAATTCATGGTGGGTATGGAAGATGATATCGGTAATGATGCTGCCATGGCTGTTGGATTGGTTCATCGTTCAAAGGCGAGGGAAGAATCGGCTACAGGTCGCGGCATAACAATCCCTGTGATTGTGGAGGAGAACATGGGTCAACAAGAAGATAAATGTGGACAGGTAGATAGATCAATGCTTACTAGACATATCCCTATAAACGTGGAGAGGGATATGTTGACTGAGttaaatcatgaaataaatcctcAAAATGAGGAGGATTGTTTATTGGTGGTTAATTCAAAGAGAAGGAGAATGGAGTTGGGCTTAACAGATAGGTCGAAGGAAGTGAGGGATGAGGTGGATATGAACCAAGTTGAGGAGGGTTCAACAAACACATGCTCGGTGGGTATTGGTATCCAGGCCCACCGCCCATTATGA